ACCGTTGGTTGGCTAAGGGGAGCCCCGCCGTGAGTGTGGCACGACTGACGGATTTCCCCTGCAAGGTGCAGAGGATCAGCAAACTATCCAATAAGGGATCGTCATGGCGGCTGCGAGGGTCACTATTTTCATGAATGATGGGCTCATGAACACCAGTCGATTCATGGACAGCTGGCTCTTGGACGATAGACTCCTCGGTAGCTGATTTATCAGAACCATTTGTCTCTTGTACTGAATGCAACTTCATTTAACTAAACGTTCCCTTACGCAACGTAATTCCCCGCATATAAAGCATAATTCATCGCCGTCTGACTAATGAAATATATTAATTAAGGCTCGGCAACTCTGCTTGGGTGGTGACGTTGGTCAGGCTGGTACCGGCATCAGGTGCTGGGATCGCCAAACGGTTTAATAGCTCTCCCATACGGGATGCGATCCGATATTCAGTATAGAGGGAGGTGAAGCGAACTTCGACCAGACGGCGCTGTGCGGTGAACAGCTCGTTTTCACTGTCCAGAAGGTCCAATAATGTCCTTTCTCCCAGACCAAATTGCTTCTGATAAGCGGTTCGTACTTTCATACTGCGGTCGGCATATTCGGCGGCAATCGGCAGTTGCTGACGCGAGTTATTTAACGCTGACCAAGCTAACTTGAGTTCTTCGCTAAGCAGGCGTAGGGCATTATTTCTCACATCCTGTGCTTCTTTTACCTGATAGGCTTTTGATTCCATGTTGGCTTTACTGCTACCGCCTTCATACAGGTTGTAGCGCATGCGCAGCATCGCCTGCCACTCATTATTTTGACCACGTGTTCCGCCAACGTTGTTATCCATCGTGCGAGAGAGCTCAACGTTAAGGCGTGGGTAAAACGTTGATTTTGAAGTCTCATATTGCTGCTGAGTGGCTTCAATATCTGACTCCGCGGATTTCAGCGCCGGGCTGTTAGCCAGCATAATGCGCAGTGTTTCTTCCAGCGAGGCGGGGAGTTTTATCGCAGACGCATCGGGCATCACCAAATCCTCTGGCACCTTACCCACAATGCTCATGTAGTTGATTTTGGCATCATCAAGATTGGTTTTTTCTGTCAGCACGTTGTTACGGGCCTGTGCAAGACGTGCTTCGGCCTGATCCAAGTCGGCCAATCGCCCAACGCCTTGTTCGCTACGCAGCCTGATTTGATCGTAAATGCGCTCATGGCTTGCAAGGTTTGCTTCCGCCAGACGGACAAATTCCTGACGTTGCAGCACACTGAGATAGACCTGAACGGTATCTAACGCCGTCGCCTCACTGGTATTTAATACTTTATAGGCGCGTGAATTGACCGTAGCGCGTTGTCTGCCCACTTCGCTGGAGGTGGCGAAGCCATCAAACACCGTCTGGCTTAGATTGATACTCGATTCCTGGCGGTTGAGCTCAACGCGCTTATTGGTGCTGGCGCGTGTCGAGGGGCTATCAGTCTCTTCGCGGCCAACGCCAGCACTTAGCGTGATGGAGGGGAGATATCCGC
This genomic interval from Pectobacterium aquaticum contains the following:
- a CDS encoding TolC family outer membrane protein, which produces MMRRYYFALLPFITVFSTATTHAETIQEAIKSTLYTHPEVSAAINSRFSAEHDLRAAKGGYLPSITLSAGVGREETDSPSTRASTNKRVELNRQESSINLSQTVFDGFATSSEVGRQRATVNSRAYKVLNTSEATALDTVQVYLSVLQRQEFVRLAEANLASHERIYDQIRLRSEQGVGRLADLDQAEARLAQARNNVLTEKTNLDDAKINYMSIVGKVPEDLVMPDASAIKLPASLEETLRIMLANSPALKSAESDIEATQQQYETSKSTFYPRLNVELSRTMDNNVGGTRGQNNEWQAMLRMRYNLYEGGSSKANMESKAYQVKEAQDVRNNALRLLSEELKLAWSALNNSRQQLPIAAEYADRSMKVRTAYQKQFGLGERTLLDLLDSENELFTAQRRLVEVRFTSLYTEYRIASRMGELLNRLAIPAPDAGTSLTNVTTQAELPSLN